One genomic segment of Mytilus trossulus isolate FHL-02 chromosome 4, PNRI_Mtr1.1.1.hap1, whole genome shotgun sequence includes these proteins:
- the LOC134713702 gene encoding uncharacterized protein LOC134713702: MSFKNLDITFIFLCFLSASFEFLLDGKPHSSFNTTSVVVTDQLSLLKDLIIEERQARIQLKNQMENLQNYTKSLEQQLQSINNTQSSNHQFIVSENKRLKQDIFTLFKMELNISKEITTTHTKITNMTAVLNQKVHTTELDSRQNWNSTKKFLNTILSNEFKTNDRILALESNMTKTYAKIVQKLGAWSQRALFSAWPDTTTIHAGGEIPFTKIQVSNGIKDLSPIRNHGRFICEKDGFYIVSCFIRTDTSSAKFRIERNNDIIAAGSKHGDSGFESHAAIVAVHLHVGDVINVTAGDTMVVDSKFDSVFTVVQII; encoded by the exons ATGTCCTTTAAAAATCTggatataacatttatttttttgtgttttctatCTGCTAGTTTCGAATTTTTGTTAGATGGAAAACCCCATTCATCATTTAATACAACGAGTGTAGTCGTCACTGACCAGTTAAGCCTTCTGAAGGATTTGATAATTGAGGAACGTCAGGCTAGGATTCAATTGAAAAACCAGATGGAGAATCTACAAAATTATACCAAATCTTTGGAACAACAGTTACAAAGTATAAATAATACACAAAGCAGCAACCACCAATTCATTGTTTCTGAAAATAAGCGGttaaaacaagatatttttacacttttcaAAATGGAGCTGAACATATCGAAAGAAATTACAACAACGCACACAAAGATAACAAACATGACAGCAGTACTTAACCAAAAAGTTCATACCACTGAATTAGATTCAAGACAGAACTGGAATAGTACAAAGAAGTTTCTGAATACCATTTTAAGTAATGAATTCAAAACTAATGATCGGATACTGGCACTAGAATCAAATATGACTAAGACGTATGCAAAAATAGTTCAGAAACTTGGAGCATGGTCGCAGAGAG CATTGTTCTCAGCATGGCCTGATACTACCACCATACACGCCGGGGGAGAAATTCCTTTCACCAAAATTCAGGTCTCAAATGGAATCAAAGACTTATCGCCGATAAGGAACCATGGAAGATTCATTTGTGAAAAAGACGGATTTTACATTGTTTCGTGCTTTATAAGGACGGACACCAGTAGCGCTAAATTTCGTATCGAACGAAATAACGATATAATAGCGGCTGGTTCAAAACATGGAGATTCTGGATTTGAATCTCACGCCGCCATTGTAGCAGTACATCTACACGTGGGAGATGTCATCAATGTAACTGCTGGGGACACAATGGTTGTTGACAGTAAATTTGACTCCGTATTTACTGTTgttcaaatcatttga